The uncultured Mailhella sp. genome segment TTCGTGGAAGGCGGCCACCAGGCTCAGGGCGTAGCGGTCGAGGGGCTTCATGTCCGCGAAGGGCACGAGCGTTTCGGGGGTGAGGTCGTGAATGCTGCCGAGAATGTAGCGGCAGGTGTTGCGGATGCGGCGATAGGCGTCCACAAGGCGTTTCATGATCTCTTCGGAATAGCGGATGTCTTCGCGGTAGTCCACGGAAGCGACCCACAGACGCAGCAGTTCCGCGCCGTACTTGTCGATGACTTCCTGCGGGGCCACCACGTTGCCTATGGACTTGGACATCTTGCGGCCGTTGCCGTCCACCACGTAGCCGTGAGTGAGCACGGCCTTGTAGGGCGGAATGTCGCGCGTGCCTTCGGCCACCAGCAGGGAGCTGTGGAACCAGCCGCGGTGCTGATCGGAGCCTTCCAGATACAGATCGGCGGGCACGCGGCCTTCCGGACGCTTTTCCATGACCGCGGCGAAGCTGGTGCCGGAATCGAACCACACGTCGAGGATGTCGTCTTCCTTTTCCCAGTGACGGCCGCCGCAGTGCGGGCAGACCAGATCCTTGGGCGCGATTTCATCCACGTCGTGCTCGTACCAGTAGTCGCAGCCCGTAGGATGCGTGGCGAAGCGCGAAGCGATGTCGCGCATCCAGGCAGGATCGTTCCACACCTCGCCGCAGTCCTTGCAGATGAGGGCGAGAATGGGCACGCCCCACATGCGCTGACGCGAAATGCACCAGTCGGGACGCGATTCCACCATGTTGTAGATGCGGCCCTGGCCCCAGGAAGGAATCCACTTCACCTTGTTCTTGATGGCGTCGAGGGCCTTGCCGCGCAGATTGTTGGGCTCCATGCCGATGAACCACTGCGTGGTGGCGCGGAAAATGACGGGATTCTTGCAGCGCCAGCAGCAGGGATAGGAATGGGTGATGTCCTGACGGGCCAGCAGATGACCGAGTTCCTCGACCTTGGCGATGACCGCGGGGTTGGCGTCGAAGACCTGCATGCCGGCGAAGAATTCCACGGAAGGCAGGAAGCGGCCTTCGTCGTCGAGGGGGGAGTACACGTCGAGGCCGTATTTCATGCCTACTTCGTAGTCCTCGCGGCCGTGACCGGGAGCGGTGTGAACGCAGCCCGTGCCGGCGTCGAGGGTGACGTGCTCGCCGTTGATGACGAGCGAAGGACGGTCGATGAAGGGATGACGGGCCTCAAGACGATCCAGCTTGTCGCCGGTGGTCTCGCCGATCACGGTGTAGTCGGTCCAGCCGAAGGTCTTCGCGCAGCCTTCCAGAAGTTCGGACGCGAGAATGTACTGGCTTCCGCCGGTTTCCACCAGGGAATAGCGGAATTCAGGATGCACGCACACGGCAAGGTTGCTCGGCAGCGTCCAGGGGGTGGTGGTCCAGATCACGATGTAGGCGCGGGACACGTCGGCGTTCGGGAAGACGTCCTTCAGCCTGGGATCGGGCAGCGGGAAGCGCACGTAGATGGAGGGCGAAGAAAGGTCGCGGTATTCCACTTCGGCTTCGGCGAGGGCGGTCTTGCAGTGGCAGCACCAGTAGATGGGCTTCTTGCTGCGCACCACGCCGCCGCGTTCCACGAAGGTGGCCAGTTCCGCGGCGGTCACGGCCTCGTAGGCCGGATCCATGGACATATAGGGATGTTCCCAGTCGCCCAGCACGCCGAGGCGCTTGAATTCCTTGCGCTGAATATCGAGGAACTTCTGTGCGTACTGGCGGCAGCGCTTGCGGATGACGTGCGCGGGCAGATCCTTCTTCTTGTCGCCGAGTTCAAGTTCCACGTTGTGTTCGATGGGCAGACCGTGGCAGTCCCAGCCGGGAATGTAGCCGGTCTTCCAGCCCATGAGGTTGCGGGACTTGATGATCATGTCCTTGAGGATCTTGTTCAGCGCCGTGCCGAGATGAATGTGGCCGTTGGCGTAGGGCGGGCCGTCGTGCAGCACGAATTCGCCGCGCGAGCCGGAAGCGTCCTGCATGCGCTGGAACACATTGTTTTCTTCCCAGAACTTCAGCATCTCCGGTTCCTTCTGAACCAGATTCGCCTTCATGGGGAAACCGGTGACGGGCAGATTCAGCGTTTTCTTATATTCAGCCATGAGGCTTTTCCTCCGGGCGCGGAACGCGCCATGGTATTCCTTGCGGGGCACAAGTACAGAGACCGCCCCGAAAGCAGTCAGAAAAAGGTATGTTTTCCCGCGTCGGGCCCAAATGTCAAGCCCAATTTCCCCGCGCGCCGACCTCCGGCCTGAGAAGGGCGGAAAGCGTCATTTTCACGAAGCCCAGGTTTCCCGCCCGCCGCGTCCGCGCCCCGGAAAATATTATTCCGATTTTTTGCCGCGCATGGTAACTGCCCTCCGTATCTCAAGAAAAAACGCGCAAGGAGCGACGCCATGCATCTCGGGAAAAAAGGACAGCTTGTTCTGCGTATTCTGCATCTTGCGGCCGTCTCGTGCTGGTTCGGCAGCGTATTGTGCGTGCTGCTGCTCATGCACGAAGCCCCGCTCTCCGGTTCGGACGACGATCTGTTCGGCATGCTCCGTGCCTCGGCCGTCATCAATCAGTACGTTCTCGTGCCCGCGGGCGCGTTCGGCACATTCTTCACGGGGCTGACCTTCTCGCTCTGCACCAGCCGGGGTTTCGTGAAATATCCCTGGGTGGCCTGCAAGTGGTTCATCGCCGCGAGCCTGCTTGTTGTCGGCACGCTGTTTCTCATTCCGTGGGCCGGGCAGGAACTCGACGACGTCTGCCGAAACGGTCTTGCGGCCTACATAAGGCCCGACGTCATGGCCCGGCACGTCCGGCGCGAGCTGTACTGCGCGCTCTACGCCGCCCTGCTCGGCCTCGCTCTCGCGCTCGCCGTGCTGAAACCGGGAGAACGTCAGGGGTAGGCGCGGCGCAGCACGGCCCGCAGCAGCCAGGAGAGCGAGCACAGCGTGAACTCCCGCTGCGGAACGTCGTTCTCCCTGCCGGCAATCCAGGCGTCGTTTCCCTTCACGTTCAGAAGAAAGGGCACGCGCCTGCCGTTCGGCGTCATATCAGAAGGATAGGACACGTCGCTGCCGTGATCCCCCCAGAGCGCCAGCAGCGCGCCTTCGGGCAGTCTGGCGTAGAAGTCGGCCAGACACTCGTCCACGTAGCGAAGCGACGATATGTAGCGGAAAAACAGGCCACGTCCCGGCCCGAACAGCGGCTGCGGCTCCATGAAGGGAATGTGGCTGCTCATGGTCACCACGAACACCGCCCTGCCCCCTCCTTCCTCCAGATACCGCGCCGCCGCGTCCAGCACATGCTCGTCCGCCACCTGCTCCATGGCCAGACGGCTTGTCGGGTATCCTTTATCCGTCAGCTCTTCCTTGAAAAACGTCCTGTCGAATCCCATGAGCCGGTACGCCTCGCGAAGATTGAACAGATTGCCTTCCAGACCGTGGAACACCGCCGGACGCATGGCCGCCGCCTCGCGGATCACGCTGTCGGGATACTCGCGGATGTAGGAGTAATACATGACGTTCTGATCCGCCACGCGGCCGTTCAGAAGTTCATAGTCGGAATTGGCCGACCCCACCTTGTGCGGCGCAAAGGCCCTGAGCAGCAGCGACGACGACAGAAGCGAATGCAGAAAAGGCATGACCCGCTCGCCGTTGACGATCAGAAACGGCGCGGCGTAGTCGAGGCTTTCCACCTGAATGAGCGCCGCGCGGTCGAACGGAGGCGGCAGCGGACAGCCGCACCAGGCATCGACGCTCTCCGGATGCCGCTCCAGAAAGCGGACGTTGGGATCCGGGCACCTTTTTTCGGCGTAGATGAGACTGGTATCCTTGTAAACGCCGCCCATCCACTCTCCCGCCCAGGTGGCCAGATAGCCGAGGCTGCGCACGGACTCCTTCGCGCCTTCCTGACTGCGGCGGTCGACGGCCGTCCGATGCGGCCCCTCTCCGGTCCAGAGCGAAAGGATGCCCGACCGGCCGTGCTCCCAGAACACCGTGACCGACACCAGCATGAGACAGATCACGGCCGCCACGCCCCGCAGGTTCCACAAGCGCGGCATGACGGGCGCGGCGGAAAGACGGACGAGAAGGAGCTTGACGGCCAGAACGAGGGCGAGAAGCAGAAGAAGGTCTGGCTTGACGAACACGAACGCGGAGCCCCCGAGATAGGACAGCCCCTGCATGGAATGATAGATGGTGGAAAGCGTGAGCGTATTGTAGAAGAAGCTGCCGTAGTGCAGCACCACGGCGCTGATCGCCGTCTGTCCCACGAGAAAGAGCGCAAAGGCCCTGCGGGAAAGAAGGGCCAGCGCAAGCGGCGAAAGAACGTCGATGCAAAGCAGCGGAACATTGATCATGCTCCGCACGCTCTCCCACGTCAGCGCGTGATGAATGGAGTACGTCTGCACGAAAAAGGACTCCGCGGCGCTCGCCGCAACGGCAAGAAGCAGCAGACAGAGCGCCGGGCCTCCATGATTCACGGGCGATACAAGATTGCGCATGACTCCTCCCACGGAGCCTTCATCATCGGCCCGCGGGAAGATCAGGTCAACCACTTAGAATAAAAAAGAAAGATTACTCATCGCGACGAATTCCGACGCTGTGCGCGGGCTTTTTGCCTTGTCATGCGGACATTCCGCCCGACTTTCTCAACAAAAGCCCGCTCCCCCGCGTCCTTCGCTTCTTGACGCTGCGCCCGGCGCTTCGTATCGTGCATAAGAAGACAAGGAGGTTCTCCATGGAGAGGCTCATCGTTCTCGGCACGGGAGCGGCCAACGCGCTGCGCTACTACAACACCTGTTTCATGCTTCAGGGGCCGCAGGGCGGTCTGCTGGTGGACGGCGGGGGCGGCAACGGCATTCTCGTTCAGCTGGAGAAAGCCGGAATCTCCCTTCTCGACATCAAGGATATCTTCGTCACGCACGAACACATCGATCACACTCTCGGGGTCATCTGGCTCGTGCGCATGACTGCCTCCCTCTTTCTTCGGGAAAAGCGCAGCGACATTCTGCGCATCCACTGTCACAGCCGCCTTTCGGAAAAGCTGCGCGCCATCTGTCAGTTCACGCTCAGCGAAAAGCAGTTTTCCACGGTGGGAACCAGCATCCGCTTCGTGCCCGTGAAGGACGGCGAACAGCGCTCCATCGCCGGGCACACCGTCACGTTTTTCAACACGCACTCGCGCAAGGCCGAGCAGTTCGGCTTCCACATGGAAGGACCGGACGGACAGCGCATCGTCTGCACCGGCGACGAACCCTGTCAGCCCGCGTGCGGCCACTATCTGGAAAGCGCGGACTGGCTCCTTCACGAAGCCTTCTGCCTCGACGCCGATTCGCGCGTTTTCCGGCCGCACATCATCGGTCACGGCACCGTGCGCGAAGCCGCCCTGCTCGCGGGCAAACACCATGTGCGCAATCTTGTGCTGTGGCACACCGAAGACCGCACGCCGCCTTCACTGCGCAAGGAACGCTATACGGAGGAAGCGCGTCAGGCCTTCCGGGGCGGCGTGTACGTGCCCGACGATCTGGACGTCATCGCTCTGAAAAAGTAGCTCGGCCGTGAATCGAAGCACCGACGCCTCGCAGACGCAGAGTCCCCGCACAGGAGAGGATACGAACCGCAAAAGCGCTCCGGCCGAGCGCGGAGCGAAGCGCAAAACGCCGGGCACGGTCATGCGCAGGTCGCCGTCCGGCCATGGACGCAGCTCCCTGCAACGCTGCTCAGGGCGACGTCGCTCAAAACGCCCCTGAGCGAGACGCAAAAACGCTCCGGCAAAAGGCCACCGTCCCCGGCGAAAATGCTCTTGCACCGCGTCAATCCCTGCGCCACACAATCAAGCACAAAAGGAAAAGGGGGCCCGAAAGCCCCCTTTTTTTGCGGCCGCACAAGGCCGGTCGTCGGCCGAACGCCGACGCGGCCATGCCCCATCCCTCGGCGGCTGCGGCCGCAGGAGCGGAACGGCGCACTCGTCCGACGCGGACGGTATCCCTCGCGCCTTTCCGCGCCCCATGAAGCGATGATCGGCGCTTTTCCCTTTCCCGGACGCCGCGCTCAGGCGGGCGAAGCCGAAACGCGGCTTTCCGCGGGCCGGGCTCCGCATGCCCCGCGCCATTTTCCCCCGCAGAGTCTTCCGGAAAAGCGCCGGATCCTGATTTTCGCGCCCGGTGATCGGCTAAGCCGAGCGCAGCAGTTCTCCGGCCGTTCTGCGGCAGGCGAACCAGGCGGGCAGAAACGCCGCCAGGCAGCCGCATCCGGCCGCGGCCAGCGCCGCAAGAGCATCCCCCGCCGTCAGCGTCACGGTCAGCGCCACGCCGGTTTCCGCCTGAATCCACGAACTCGCCGCCGAAGCCATCAGGCAGCCGAGCCCCAGACCGAGCGCGCTTCCTGCAAGGAGCACGCCCGACACCATGAGCCAGACGCTCACCGCAAGAAAGCCGTGCGACGCGCCGAGCGCCCGCAGAAGCGCCAGCGCCCGCACGCGCATGGCCACGGCGAAAAATCCCGAAACCAGCGCCGCCGCCAGCGCCGCGGCCTGAGCGCCCGAGGCAAGCAGCATCATGACGTCGTGCATCTGCTCCATCGTGCCGAAAAGACGCGTCAGCACTTCGCCGGTGAACACGGACTGCGATTCCGGACCGTTCAGCGCTCCCCGCAGACGGTAGGCGTCGGCCACGGTGACGGGCTTCACCACCACCACGGAACAGCGCCCCGACCCCGTTCCGGCGTCGTGCATGTTCCAGAGCGCTTCGATGGGAACCACCACGGCCCTGTCCCACGGCGTGCCCGTGGCGGGCATGCGCCCCACCACGCGGAAGGAATGATCGTGAGCGCTCCTGCCGCCTTCGTCCAGCGCGGCTTCGGCCACGCTGCCGTGACTCGGCGAAAAAACGTCGCCTTCCTTGAGCGGAACGCCCGCGCCCACCACGGCTTCGTCGCCCGTGAGAAACATGCGGCCGGAAGCCAGCGGACGCTTGCCGCCCAGCGTGACGAGCTCCGACGACGTGCCCGCCAGCGGATAATCGCGCCAGCGGTCGCCGAAAGCCAGCGGCGCGGCCCAGCGGACTCCGCCGTGCGCCTTCACGGCCTCAAGAGTGCCGAGGGGCAGCAGCGGAAGCGGCTCGGGCCGGAGATACACCGCTCCCAGCACCAGATCCACGGCGCTGCCCTTCGCGCCCACGAGCAGATCAAAGGCGTCGGCCGCCTGCGCCATGCCGGAACGGATGGAGCGCTCCATCATGGAAACCGCGGGACTCAGGCTTCCCGCAAAGGCCAGCACCAGAGCCAGCGCCAGCGCGCCGCCCCAGGAACGGCGAAACTCGCCGCGCAGAAAAAGAAAAGGATTCATACGTCACCTTGCAAGCGTTTGTCACTCCGCCCGCCCGAAACGCGGACAATGCGGACGGCCTTCCGGCAAAAGCCCGGAACCCCGACTCGCAGAAATCAGACTCCGCCGGGAACACCGGCTCATTTCGATTTCAGATCGTCTTCCAGACCAAAGAGCAGACGCCCCCGTTCCAGACGGTAGCGCCTGTCCATTCTGCCGTGGAGCACCTGTTCGTGGGTCACGACAAGCAGCGTGCAGCCTTCCGAGCGGGCGAGATCCACAAGTTCGTCGGTGACGAGCTGCGCGTTGCTGCGGTCGAGGCTGGCCGTAGGTTCGTCGGCAAGCAGCACCGACGGGCGGAACAGTACGGCCCGGGCCATGGCCACGCGCTGCTGCTCGCCCCGGGAAAACACGCCCGTGGAAACGTCCGTGCGGCGGATGCCGAGCCTCCTGAGCAGATCCCGCGCTCTGTCGCGCACGTCTTCCGGAATGGAAAAATTTCGGAACGTGGCCGGCAACAGCACGTTTTCCATGGCTGAAAGCTGCGGAAAAAGTTGAAAATCCTGAAAGATCATGCCCACGTGACGGCCCCGCCAGGCATCGCGCCGCCCTTCGGGCATGGTGGTGAGGTCGTCGTCGCCCCAGCGCAGCTCGCAGCCCTGGCAGGGATCGGGCAGCACCAGACCGCACAGAAGATTGAGCAGCGACGTCTTGCCCGAGCCGGAATCGCCGTAAATGCCCGCCAGCGTGCCGCCGGGCAGAAAAAGTTCCGGAATGTCCAGCACGCGCCGCACTCCGGATCCATCCTGAACGCTGTAGCGGATGTTCCGCAGATGAAGATCGTTTTCCATGCTGCCTCACAGCTTGTGGAAGGTGGCGTTGCGCAGCCTGAGCTGACTCACAAAGCCGGTGTGCTCGTCCGTCCAGGAGCCTACTTCCAGATCGCCTTCCACCTCGATGACGGTGTTGTTCTGCACGAAGCGCTGCTTTTCGGAGAGGTACACCACCAGAATGTTGTCCGGCCAGTCGGAGTCGGACTGGCAGAACGGACACAGCGCCACAGGCTCGCGGGTAAGCACGAAAAAGTCGGCGTCCGCCTTCAGCGGCGGAGCCATGAATCCG includes the following:
- the ileS gene encoding isoleucine--tRNA ligase, encoding MAEYKKTLNLPVTGFPMKANLVQKEPEMLKFWEENNVFQRMQDASGSRGEFVLHDGPPYANGHIHLGTALNKILKDMIIKSRNLMGWKTGYIPGWDCHGLPIEHNVELELGDKKKDLPAHVIRKRCRQYAQKFLDIQRKEFKRLGVLGDWEHPYMSMDPAYEAVTAAELATFVERGGVVRSKKPIYWCCHCKTALAEAEVEYRDLSSPSIYVRFPLPDPRLKDVFPNADVSRAYIVIWTTTPWTLPSNLAVCVHPEFRYSLVETGGSQYILASELLEGCAKTFGWTDYTVIGETTGDKLDRLEARHPFIDRPSLVINGEHVTLDAGTGCVHTAPGHGREDYEVGMKYGLDVYSPLDDEGRFLPSVEFFAGMQVFDANPAVIAKVEELGHLLARQDITHSYPCCWRCKNPVIFRATTQWFIGMEPNNLRGKALDAIKNKVKWIPSWGQGRIYNMVESRPDWCISRQRMWGVPILALICKDCGEVWNDPAWMRDIASRFATHPTGCDYWYEHDVDEIAPKDLVCPHCGGRHWEKEDDILDVWFDSGTSFAAVMEKRPEGRVPADLYLEGSDQHRGWFHSSLLVAEGTRDIPPYKAVLTHGYVVDGNGRKMSKSIGNVVAPQEVIDKYGAELLRLWVASVDYREDIRYSEEIMKRLVDAYRRIRNTCRYILGSIHDLTPETLVPFADMKPLDRYALSLVAAFHESAETAYQEYEFHKVFQGLHGLCATELSAFYLDVLKDRLYSSLPDSAERRSAQSALYQMLLIMLRDMAPIMSFTAEEAFRYIPEALKPVDAEGKAVVTVFAMPPVDAAKFRLSDDERGAWEMVMDIRAGVTRAIEPLRKEGVIGHALDTHVTLYVDDKLRAAIADSGADMRSVCIVSQLDVAPFKDAPVDALAAAQLDECPGLAVRVKKAGGEKCERCWMYSEELGSDPEHPTLCPRCAAVMKELEAREAGAKE
- a CDS encoding sulfatase-like hydrolase/transferase → MRNLVSPVNHGGPALCLLLLAVAASAAESFFVQTYSIHHALTWESVRSMINVPLLCIDVLSPLALALLSRRAFALFLVGQTAISAVVLHYGSFFYNTLTLSTIYHSMQGLSYLGGSAFVFVKPDLLLLLALVLAVKLLLVRLSAAPVMPRLWNLRGVAAVICLMLVSVTVFWEHGRSGILSLWTGEGPHRTAVDRRSQEGAKESVRSLGYLATWAGEWMGGVYKDTSLIYAEKRCPDPNVRFLERHPESVDAWCGCPLPPPFDRAALIQVESLDYAAPFLIVNGERVMPFLHSLLSSSLLLRAFAPHKVGSANSDYELLNGRVADQNVMYYSYIREYPDSVIREAAAMRPAVFHGLEGNLFNLREAYRLMGFDRTFFKEELTDKGYPTSRLAMEQVADEHVLDAAARYLEEGGGRAVFVVTMSSHIPFMEPQPLFGPGRGLFFRYISSLRYVDECLADFYARLPEGALLALWGDHGSDVSYPSDMTPNGRRVPFLLNVKGNDAWIAGRENDVPQREFTLCSLSWLLRAVLRRAYP
- a CDS encoding MBL fold metallo-hydrolase, which encodes MERLIVLGTGAANALRYYNTCFMLQGPQGGLLVDGGGGNGILVQLEKAGISLLDIKDIFVTHEHIDHTLGVIWLVRMTASLFLREKRSDILRIHCHSRLSEKLRAICQFTLSEKQFSTVGTSIRFVPVKDGEQRSIAGHTVTFFNTHSRKAEQFGFHMEGPDGQRIVCTGDEPCQPACGHYLESADWLLHEAFCLDADSRVFRPHIIGHGTVREAALLAGKHHVRNLVLWHTEDRTPPSLRKERYTEEARQAFRGGVYVPDDLDVIALKK
- a CDS encoding ABC transporter permease; its protein translation is MNPFLFLRGEFRRSWGGALALALVLAFAGSLSPAVSMMERSIRSGMAQAADAFDLLVGAKGSAVDLVLGAVYLRPEPLPLLPLGTLEAVKAHGGVRWAAPLAFGDRWRDYPLAGTSSELVTLGGKRPLASGRMFLTGDEAVVGAGVPLKEGDVFSPSHGSVAEAALDEGGRSAHDHSFRVVGRMPATGTPWDRAVVVPIEALWNMHDAGTGSGRCSVVVVKPVTVADAYRLRGALNGPESQSVFTGEVLTRLFGTMEQMHDVMMLLASGAQAAALAAALVSGFFAVAMRVRALALLRALGASHGFLAVSVWLMVSGVLLAGSALGLGLGCLMASAASSWIQAETGVALTVTLTAGDALAALAAAGCGCLAAFLPAWFACRRTAGELLRSA
- a CDS encoding ATP-binding cassette domain-containing protein is translated as MENDLHLRNIRYSVQDGSGVRRVLDIPELFLPGGTLAGIYGDSGSGKTSLLNLLCGLVLPDPCQGCELRWGDDDLTTMPEGRRDAWRGRHVGMIFQDFQLFPQLSAMENVLLPATFRNFSIPEDVRDRARDLLRRLGIRRTDVSTGVFSRGEQQRVAMARAVLFRPSVLLADEPTASLDRSNAQLVTDELVDLARSEGCTLLVVTHEQVLHGRMDRRYRLERGRLLFGLEDDLKSK